Proteins co-encoded in one Acipenser ruthenus chromosome 3, fAciRut3.2 maternal haplotype, whole genome shotgun sequence genomic window:
- the rnf182 gene encoding E3 ubiquitin-protein ligase RNF182: MTGQFLEEMVDTSFTEEIECKICYNFYNLRDRRPKVLECCHRMCSKCLYKIIDLRESPQNAITCPFCRYETSLPDEAVDNLPDDHNIVATLSLGVRTKRYLQENSAELLLSSKRLTSFVNPSHSSSNCLVITIMEVQREPSPSQGSTAPAVEVYRPSSFDSLASMSRRWTMWNCTSLLCQTLAQIVVWLLGLLYFSSLPLGIYLLVIQKVTLGVIFVSLVPSSLVIVMVYGFCQCLCHEFLDCISS, encoded by the coding sequence ATGACTGGCCAGTTCTTGGAGGAGATGGTGGACACCAGCTTTACAGAGGAAATAGAGTGCAAGATCTGCTACAATTTCTACAACCTGAGGGACAGGAGGCCTAAGGTCTTGGAGTGCTGTCATCGGATGTGCAGCAAGTGCCTGTACAAGATCATCGATCTCAGGGAATCCCCACAGAATGCCATCACCTGCCCTTTTTGTCGATATGAGACTAGTCTGCCAGATGAAGCTGTGGATAACCTTCCTGACGACCACAACATTGTGGCCACCCTGAGCCTTGGGGTGAGGACCAAGAGGTATTTGCAAGAGAATTCAGCTGAACTGCTGCTGAGCTCAAAGAGACTGACCTCCTTTGTGAACCCTTCACACAGCTCTTCAAACTGTCTGGTCATTACCATCATGGAGGTCCAAAGGGAGCCCTCTCCATCTCAGGGCTCGACTGCCCCTGCTGTGGAGGTTTACAGACCCTCTAGTTTCGACTCCCTTGCTTCGATGTCTCGTCGCTGGACCATGTGGAATTGCACTTCTTTGCTCTGCCAGACATTGGCACAGATAGTCGTTTGGTTGCTGGGTCTGTTATACTTTAGCTCCTTGCCTCTTGGGATCTACCTGCTGGTCATTCAGAAAGTAACTTTAGGGGTCATATTTGTCAGTTTGGTTCCATCTAGCCTTGTCATAGTCATGGTATATGGATTCTGTCAATGCTTATGTCATGAATTTCTGGACTGTATATCTTCATGA